The window AAAGAGCGTAGCCCAGCCGCACTTCACGAGTTGCCACATCATCGTCTAGGGTTACTTGATAGCAGCCGCTGTGAGAGATCAAGTAAGCTCGACTGTCGCCAATGTTGGTAATATAAAGTTCGTGAGCTTTTGCCAAAGCCATAACCAAGGTTGTGCCCATCCGCTGGCGACCTTGACGCTGTTCATCGTTGTTGCGGTCACTGATCGCATCATTGGCGGCACAGGCTGATTCTTCTAGTTCAGCGATCAGGCTTTGAGGGTCTAAATCTTGAGAATGGGACTGCAACTGCTTTACCCGCTGCCGGATAGCTTCAATCGCAATGGCAGAGGCGACATTGCCCCCTTCATGGCCTCCAATGCCGTCGCAAACAATGGTTAAGGATTCGGTTGCTGAGGTTTGGTTAGTGCCACTGACTGGGTAGCAAGCATCTTCATTGCGCCGGCGGCTGGGTCCGGTGTCTGTGCGCGTGGAAATTTCATAGGTGCGAGATTGTGTTTGTCCGCAAATGGCTAGCCCTCGATCTAAAAGAGCGACGAGATGTTCGCCGGTTCGCACTCGCCCTTCTATGAGCATTTGGCATAGTTTATTGAGGAAGGGAGCGACCAGGGGTTTTGCTGCTTGCACCCATTGCGACCACATCTGGCCGAGTTGCGCTAGGGTTGCAGGGGTTCGATCACGTTGCAACTGTAACAATCGAACGAGTGGCCCTTCTACCCACAGCAGTTCTGGATTGAGCAGACTGGAAGCCACGTTTTCTGTGCTGCACGGCTGCCACAACTGGGCGATCTGCCACAGCCAATTCATTTGGCGCATGGCGCTGGCATTTTTCCAGGCGGTGGTTAGCTGCGGGCGCAATTGCAGGTTGACTGTTTCGGAATCGAGGTCAACGGGGGCCGGGTCTAACAGCCAAATGTCAGGGGTTTGCCGGCCTTCTGAGCGCGGATGCAGTTGTCCATAGACTTGAGGGATGTGCAGCCGGTAGGGGAATAATCTAAGATAGGCGGCGAGCGGTTCGGGGATTTCTTCTGGTATTGCCGGCGGAAATCCTGGTTTAGTATCCAGTAAAATCTGCTCAGACTTTCGCAAGTAGCGATCGGCTAATATCTGTCCGGGTTTATAGGCGGGTAGTCCTTTCCCTACAGCCCAAAGGTATCGTCGCGGTAAGGGTGCGCGACATTTCTGGCAAAACTTGTGAGTCTCCGGGTTAGAAGTCTGACAGGTTGCCTTGGGGCAGTCAATTGTTGCCGCATCGTTTTGCATGGGATTCCTCGCGCCTATCAGCTGTTGTTGCTACAGCCTTGCTTAGCAAACGCCTTATCAAGCTAGCTGGTTGAGGCTCTAATTGTTAAGTTGCAGTATTGCAGATGTGGTTTATTGTAGTGCCTGATTCTTCAAAGGTGGGCGATTGCTGGTGAAAGTACCGCACAAACGGCTTCTCTTCATTTTCGCTCAGGATGCGAGTAATTGTAGCGTCCTAGTAAGGGATGCCGGGGAGCGTTTTCACTACTTCGTTTTAAAAATTTACCCTTTACAGAAGGGTAAGGGAGCTTTTAAGTGAAAACTTAAAGTCGCTCCAATTATTTGCTCAAAGATGTTAGTCACCCATGCGCCAGTATTTTTCTAGCATTCATCCTGATTTTACTCTTTAGGTTTTCTTAGCCCCAGGAAATCCTCTTACCAGATCAATTTATTCACCTCTATTGGTAATTGCCATGCCCACTCCTAATTTTGATCCGTTTTCCAATCCCAGCATTGAGGAGCCAGAATGCCCTGATAGCCTGGATATGAATCAAACACTCGCAGCGCTGAAGCAGTCTCAGGAGATGAATTATCAGATGATGCGCCTCAACGCTTGGGTGCTTTCTGAAACGATGGATCAGTTTATCGCGGGTTTTTGGAGCCGGTTTATGGCCAACCGTCAAATTGCCCACAAACAGTTTTTACAGCGCCGGCACCAAGGTGAGCAATCTCACTGATCTGCCAACCCATTATCTGGGCGATGGAAAGAAAATCTGAGGAAAATTCAGCTTGCTCTCTCCTTGGCTGCCGGTCTTGGCTGCGGTATAAATAGGCATGGCTTGGATGCGCTGCTGCTCTCTAACTATCTTGGGCAACCACTTGAGGAAGTCCCATGCTGTAGTTGAGGGCGCGGCTGTTCAAGTTGTAACTGATTTGGCCACTTTGAAGGAGCGAGCGCACAAAATGTTCTAAATCGGAACCAATCCGGCGGAGGTTATATTCTGTTAGGTCTTGCCCGCTATAGGATTCAACCAGCTCATCAAACTTGCGGTAGACCTGCTGCAAGGTGTCTTGGTTCCAGAGCAATTCGTTGTCTGGATCGACATCGATGGTTAATACCTGGTCGTTAGGAACGAGTTCGTTGTTTTCAACGTCGGCGGTGAATATGTGGATATGGCGAGTGGTAGATTTTAGCAACATAGAGCCAGATTTATGCAAATCTTTACAAATACGAATTAAATCATAGCAATTTGTAGAGTCTCCGTGAACTTGCTAATCCAACAGATAAAAGCTGTGCTTCTGAGTGCGGCTTCTTCACTATCCAGACGGCAAAAACGCTATTTTCTCATGGCCATCGACGCTGTGCTGCTGTTGGTCGCCATCTATAGCGCGTTGGGGCTGCGCTTTAGCTCCATGAGTTCCGTGCCAGAAATCTATCGCTACAGTGGGTTAATCGCCTTACTGATTGGCATTAAACTCACTGTTTTTCGGGTTATGGGTCTTTACCGGCCTATTCTGCGCTACACAAGCTTGGAGTTTTTGCTAACTGCGGCGCTTAAAGCAGTTGCACTCAGTTCGGCTACACTGGTTAGCCTCGCTTATTTCCTGGATCTGTGGTCACTGCCTCGCTCGGTTCTGATTATAGATGGAATGCTGACCCTGCTGTTCGTGGTTGGGTTTCGGCTTTCGTTGCGCCGGCTCGTTTACAAACTCAACTCGATGGCTTGTGCAACAGCGCCGGTAGAACGAGTGGTGATTTACGGGGCAGGGGCATCTGGGTCGGAATTGGCACAATCCTTATCAGCGAACCCTGCTTATCGCCTGATTGCCTTTGTTGATGATAATTCCTCTCTCCATCACCAAGTTGTTCAGGGACTGAATGTTTACTCACCGCAGGATTTACCCAAACTCCGAGAGAAAAAGCATTTTAATACGATTCTCTTGGCCATGCCTTCTGTGGACGGGAAAACCAAGTTTGAGATTTTACAGCGCTTGCAGTCTTTAGCTGTGGTCGTCAAAACTGTACCCAGCATCGGAGAGATTCTGGCTGGCAAAGTTTCTATTAGTAAGATTCGCAACATTGATATTGCCGACCTGTTAGGCCGCGAACAAGTTGCGCCTAATTTAGACTTATTACAGATGAATGTGACGGGTCGCTCGGTCTTAGTCACGGGTGCCGGTGGCTCAATAGGCTCTGAGTTATGCCGGCAAATCGCTTTACAGAACCCTAAATGCTTGGTGCTTTATGAAATGGGCGAGTTTGCCCTCTACAGCATTGACATGGAATTGGCTGAAAACTATCCCACACTTCACAAAGTTGCTTGTTTGGGAAGTGTAACCGATTCAGTCCAGCTCAAGGATGTTTTGAGTAAATATCAGGTTGATACGGTTTATCATGCCGCTGCCTACAAGCACGTTCCCCTGGTGGAAGCAAATCCTGCCCAGGGAATTTGGAATAATGTTTTAGGGACATTAACCGCAGCCCGTTGTGCGATGGAGTCTGGGGTCAGCAAATTTGTCTTGATTTCTACAGATAAGGCAGTACGCCCCACCAATGTTATGGGCGCAACGAAGCGAGTGGCAGAGTTGATCTTGCAGGCGCTTGCCGAACGCCCTAAAACTCCTACCTGTTTCACGATGGTTCGATTTGGCAATGTGCTAGATAGTAGCGGTTCCGTTGTCCCCCGGTTCCGCCAACAAATTGCTGAGGGTAAACCCATTACAGTGACCCATCC of the Microcoleus sp. FACHB-68 genome contains:
- a CDS encoding protein phosphatase 2C domain-containing protein codes for the protein MQNDAATIDCPKATCQTSNPETHKFCQKCRAPLPRRYLWAVGKGLPAYKPGQILADRYLRKSEQILLDTKPGFPPAIPEEIPEPLAAYLRLFPYRLHIPQVYGQLHPRSEGRQTPDIWLLDPAPVDLDSETVNLQLRPQLTTAWKNASAMRQMNWLWQIAQLWQPCSTENVASSLLNPELLWVEGPLVRLLQLQRDRTPATLAQLGQMWSQWVQAAKPLVAPFLNKLCQMLIEGRVRTGEHLVALLDRGLAICGQTQSRTYEISTRTDTGPSRRRNEDACYPVSGTNQTSATESLTIVCDGIGGHEGGNVASAIAIEAIRQRVKQLQSHSQDLDPQSLIAELEESACAANDAISDRNNDEQRQGRQRMGTTLVMALAKAHELYITNIGDSRAYLISHSGCYQVTLDDDVATREVRLGYALYRDAVQQPAAGSLVQALGMAASGMLHPSVGRFVIDEDCLFLLCSDGLSDNDRVEQYWESEILPVLTGQTNVATAATRLIALGNSQNGHDNVTVGVVCCRVKENKNANISPELLLAQLDAADLPERTAASNQTVLSTAPTQLVERPRRASNPLPLLLLITMLLGLPVLAYWLIPGVKEGVDPLIGRVPVSNPDPEPATPVVDASVESLNVGSLIRIQNLAPEAVQGQTQLAQLLTQPGQADIAGSVAAGSVVKVLRKQTTADRMSWLQLQVCWIPPRSRVNSAASQLQPAEREAVPVNNNTEQSLNTPSPQQTPAVKPGGKATTAEPVTRPPVRQNPIGWMAEEKVRSVALAIPDPKPEQLGECVQEPAAAPPAAAIPTPTASPPAATPAPSASPQPSQQ
- a CDS encoding NAD(P)H-quinone oxidoreductase subunit M, coding for MLLKSTTRHIHIFTADVENNELVPNDQVLTIDVDPDNELLWNQDTLQQVYRKFDELVESYSGQDLTEYNLRRIGSDLEHFVRSLLQSGQISYNLNSRALNYSMGLPQVVAQDS
- a CDS encoding nucleoside-diphosphate sugar epimerase/dehydratase, producing MNLLIQQIKAVLLSAASSLSRRQKRYFLMAIDAVLLLVAIYSALGLRFSSMSSVPEIYRYSGLIALLIGIKLTVFRVMGLYRPILRYTSLEFLLTAALKAVALSSATLVSLAYFLDLWSLPRSVLIIDGMLTLLFVVGFRLSLRRLVYKLNSMACATAPVERVVIYGAGASGSELAQSLSANPAYRLIAFVDDNSSLHHQVVQGLNVYSPQDLPKLREKKHFNTILLAMPSVDGKTKFEILQRLQSLAVVVKTVPSIGEILAGKVSISKIRNIDIADLLGREQVAPNLDLLQMNVTGRSVLVTGAGGSIGSELCRQIALQNPKCLVLYEMGEFALYSIDMELAENYPTLHKVACLGSVTDSVQLKDVLSKYQVDTVYHAAAYKHVPLVEANPAQGIWNNVLGTLTAARCAMESGVSKFVLISTDKAVRPTNVMGATKRVAELILQALAERPKTPTCFTMVRFGNVLDSSGSVVPRFRQQIAEGKPITVTHPEMTRYFMSIPEAASLVIQAGAMAKGGEVFLLDMGEPVKIYDLAVQMIRLSGLEPAEDIEIEITGLRPGEKIHEELLIDSANAQATNHPKIFCAHESKIRWNCLEPCLEALFAQARLADPAGIRTELQGLVPEYQPKTPLVTETTMKPVSAQ